From one Thalassospira lucentensis genomic stretch:
- a CDS encoding peroxiredoxin-like family protein, protein MSAITPLMPRQKVPSLSVPLVGGGTWSLADQTPENFTMVVFYRGLHCPICGKYLKDLDNKLADFAKRGVNVIVLSSDAEDRATEAKQKWALENIDLGYGLSLEKAREWGLYISSSNGVTSSGFEEPALFSEPGLFLVRPDGTLYFGTVQTMPFARPAFAEILGALDFVIAKNYPARGEIADHTNPRSP, encoded by the coding sequence ATGTCAGCGATTACGCCCCTGATGCCCCGCCAGAAAGTCCCGTCCCTTTCGGTCCCACTTGTTGGCGGCGGCACATGGTCGCTTGCCGATCAGACGCCGGAAAACTTCACCATGGTTGTATTCTATCGCGGTTTGCATTGCCCGATCTGCGGTAAATACCTTAAGGACCTTGATAACAAGCTGGCCGATTTCGCCAAGCGCGGTGTCAATGTGATTGTCCTGTCCTCGGACGCCGAAGACCGTGCGACCGAGGCCAAGCAGAAATGGGCGCTTGAAAATATCGATCTCGGTTATGGGCTTAGTCTTGAGAAAGCGCGCGAATGGGGCCTGTATATTTCGTCAAGTAACGGTGTGACCTCGTCCGGGTTCGAAGAACCGGCCCTGTTTTCCGAACCGGGTCTGTTTTTGGTTCGACCTGATGGCACGCTTTATTTTGGCACGGTACAGACCATGCCGTTCGCCCGCCCAGCCTTTGCCGAAATCCTTGGTGCGCTTGATTTCGTGATTGCCAAAAACTATCCGGCACGTGGCGAAATTGCTGATCATACCAATCCCAGATCACCCTAA
- a CDS encoding class I SAM-dependent methyltransferase, whose protein sequence is MDQDTKFWDKAAAKYARKPVRNPTAYGETLDRTRHYLTPNQNVLEIGCGTGSTALLLAPSVGHITATDLSPAMIAIAQDKLADGNHPNVRFQAARLSDGSLADQVFDAVLAFNVLHLVRDIPAEIRTIHRLLKPGGFFISKTGCIGEAGRFLAILIAVMRKLGFAPFVNSLRYGELDAMIACEGFEIIETGLYPASDHARFVVARKL, encoded by the coding sequence ATGGACCAAGATACAAAATTCTGGGACAAGGCCGCTGCGAAATATGCCCGAAAGCCCGTCAGGAACCCGACGGCTTATGGTGAAACGCTGGACCGTACTCGTCATTACCTGACACCGAATCAAAATGTTCTTGAAATCGGGTGTGGCACCGGTTCGACAGCCCTGTTGCTTGCTCCGTCGGTCGGACATATCACCGCAACCGACCTGTCCCCTGCCATGATCGCCATTGCGCAGGACAAGCTCGCCGATGGGAACCATCCGAATGTCCGCTTTCAGGCGGCCCGCCTGTCCGATGGCAGTCTTGCCGATCAGGTATTTGATGCGGTTCTGGCGTTTAATGTCCTGCATCTTGTCCGGGATATTCCCGCTGAAATCCGCACCATTCATCGCTTGCTTAAACCCGGCGGGTTCTTCATTTCAAAAACCGGCTGTATTGGCGAAGCGGGTCGTTTTCTTGCCATTCTGATTGCCGTCATGCGCAAGCTTGGCTTTGCGCCATTTGTCAATTCCCTACGCTATGGCGAGCTTGACGCCATGATTGCCTGCGAGGGTTTCGAAATCATCGAAACCGGCCTTTATCCAGCGTCTGACCATGCCCGGTTTGTGGTTGCCCGCAAACTTTGA
- a CDS encoding GGDEF domain-containing protein: protein MHDSPANFARIKTKLTAILAKSKLVEAGRIHMVGFDALREKLGDRWDLVRERVMNFTEKKLQQHLSPQDVFFRYGEEEFLVVFSTMSNEAAQLLVGKVVEEVYQFILGSPDTKSIIIKSAVQEVDGELLFKDINLAEALSDAYNKPTEEGKYQGSVLIASDDLPDEDIPAPVQHPVKFIYRPIWDVQRKTITTYRAVPTRLMSGNYHTEDYAVLGNDENIENILDLDIATLRSAAHTLSRVMESGFVFACKISIHYETISRSDLRRAYIEAASKIPVQLRRFFIIELNHMPIGVPAVRISEFMSFLSSLFRAITCRIPLETRSLQAYSGINLFGVNIDLLDTRKSERELMKKIDHIASMAATARLRTCLLNVNSPSLAISAAASGINYLCGQNIGQPRKIPGKVITLKWEDFLNLR, encoded by the coding sequence ATGCACGACAGTCCCGCTAATTTTGCCCGCATCAAGACAAAGCTGACAGCTATTCTGGCCAAGTCCAAACTCGTTGAGGCCGGGCGCATTCATATGGTCGGGTTTGATGCTCTTCGTGAAAAGCTTGGTGATCGCTGGGACTTGGTCCGAGAGCGGGTCATGAATTTCACCGAAAAGAAACTTCAGCAGCACCTTAGCCCACAGGATGTGTTTTTTCGCTATGGTGAAGAAGAATTTCTGGTGGTTTTTTCCACCATGTCAAACGAAGCGGCACAGCTTTTGGTCGGGAAAGTGGTCGAAGAAGTTTACCAGTTCATTCTGGGGTCACCCGATACTAAAAGTATTATTATCAAATCCGCCGTACAGGAAGTCGACGGGGAGTTGCTGTTCAAGGACATCAATCTGGCCGAGGCACTGTCGGATGCCTATAACAAACCAACCGAGGAAGGCAAATATCAGGGATCGGTTCTCATCGCGAGCGACGATTTGCCCGATGAAGACATCCCTGCACCGGTCCAGCATCCGGTAAAATTCATCTATCGCCCGATCTGGGATGTCCAGCGCAAGACAATCACGACCTATCGTGCCGTCCCTACCCGCCTGATGTCAGGAAACTATCATACCGAGGATTATGCGGTCCTTGGCAACGACGAAAATATCGAGAACATTCTTGATCTGGATATTGCCACCCTGCGATCAGCCGCACATACGCTTTCGCGGGTAATGGAAAGTGGCTTTGTCTTCGCATGTAAGATCTCGATCCACTATGAAACGATATCCCGATCAGATTTGCGTCGCGCCTATATCGAAGCCGCCAGTAAAATACCTGTTCAGTTGCGCCGCTTTTTCATTATTGAACTAAATCATATGCCAATTGGCGTTCCTGCGGTGCGTATTTCGGAATTCATGTCGTTTTTGAGCTCGTTGTTTCGTGCAATTACCTGTCGTATACCGCTCGAAACCCGCTCTTTGCAGGCTTATTCCGGCATCAATCTGTTCGGTGTCAATATCGACCTGCTCGATACCCGCAAAAGCGAGCGCGAGCTTATGAAAAAGATCGATCATATCGCTTCCATGGCCGCGACCGCCCGTCTCAGAACCTGTTTGTTGAATGTTAACAGTCCGAGCCTTGCCATTAGTGCCGCAGCATCGGGGATTAATTACCTCTGCGGTCAAAATATCGGCCAGCCGCGCAAAATTCCCGGCAAGGTTATTACCCTGAAGTGGGAAGATTTTCTCAATCTTCGCTGA